From Tiliqua scincoides isolate rTilSci1 chromosome 2, rTilSci1.hap2, whole genome shotgun sequence, the proteins below share one genomic window:
- the LOC136639121 gene encoding zinc finger protein 625-like, whose amino-acid sequence MQLKIHHITQRRVKPYTCQECGKSFSRTVYLRMHKRTHTGEKPYRCQECGKSFISSTKLKIHQRTHSGEKPYACQERGKSFISSSNLMSLLRTHTGKKPYTCQDCGRDLGAAATLHLIRECTWKKPFI is encoded by the coding sequence ATGCAGCTTAAAATCCATCACATCACACAGAGGCGTGtgaaaccttatacatgccaggaatgtggaaagagcttcagtcggactGTTTACCTTCGTATGCATAAGAGGacccacacaggagaaaagccCTACagatgccaggagtgtggaaagagtttcatttcCAGCACAAAgcttaagatccaccagagaactcattcaggggagaaaccctatgcatgccaggagcgtggaaagagcttcatttccAGCAGCAACCTTATGTCCCTTCTGAGAACACATACAGggaagaaaccctatacatgccaggactGTGGAAGAGATTTAGGTGCAGCAGCAACCTTACATCTCATCAGagaatgcacatggaaaaaaccTTTTATATGA